A stretch of Mya arenaria isolate MELC-2E11 chromosome 14, ASM2691426v1 DNA encodes these proteins:
- the LOC128216815 gene encoding uncharacterized protein LOC128216815, producing the protein MREELQRKITKNIIDIKKDMDAKDLVDHFIQEGVFDLLDDEEINGFNPNTAENRNKCFLTKLLKKDDRAYEVFLKTLRHVRLDHLAEQIENTEVATAPVVDPTLWLAQIDEHVRKRRLKDHDLGRLAHCIGTDWEFVASEMNLTRVEIDHCRMENTTTARQVNQALYKWRNKMPGEATLEKFVDILMNCQSTTIDWDIVKKTAQQMG; encoded by the exons ATGCGGGAGGAACTGCaaagaaaaattacaaaaaatatcattgatattaaaAAGGATATGGATGCGAAAGACTTGGTTGACCACTTCATTCAAGAAGGTGTATTTGACTTACTCGATGATGAAGAAATTAATGGTTTCAACCCTAATACGGCAGAAAATAGGAACAAGTGTTTCCTTACAAAGTTACTAAAGAAAGACGATAGAGCCTAcgaagtttttttaaaaactttgcGCCATGTTCGGTTAGATCATCTTGCTGAACAAATTGAAAACACTGAAGTGGCGACAGCTCCAG TGGTAGATCCCACATTATGGCTGGCTCAAATAGACGAGCATGTTCGAAAACGCAGATTAAAGGATCATGATCTGGGCAGACTGGCACACTGCATTGGTACTGACTGGGAATTTGTAGCCTCTGAAATGAATCTAACTAGAGTTGAAATAGATCATTGTAGGATGGAAAATACTACAACCGCAAGGCAGGTTAACCAGGCTCTTTATAAGTGGAGGAATAAAATGCCAGGAGAAGCGACGCTCGAAAAGTTTGTGGATATTTTGATGAACTGTCAGTCAACCACAATTGATTGGGATATTGTTAAAAAGACTG